A region of Pseudomonas saponiphila DNA encodes the following proteins:
- a CDS encoding MBOAT family O-acyltransferase, whose translation MVFSSNVFLFLFLPIFLGLYYLSGQRYRNLLLLIASYVFYAWWRVDFLALFAGVTLWNYWIGLKVGAAGVRTQPAQRWLLLGVAVDLGILGYFKYANFGVDSLNAIMTSMGLEPFILTHVLLPIGISFYIFESISYIIDVYRGDTPATRNLIDFAAFVAIFPHLIAGPVLRFRDLADQFNNRTHTLDKFSEGCTRFMQGFIKKVFIADTLAVVADHCFALQNPTTGDAWLGALAYTAQLYFDFSGYSDMAIGLGLMMGFRFMENFKQPYISQSITEFWRRWHISLSTWLRDYLYITLGGNRKGTLITYRNLFLTMLLGGLWHGANFTYIVWGAWHGMWLAIEKALGINTTPRSLNPLRWALTFLLVVMGWVIFRAENLHVAGRMYGAMFSFGDWSLSELNRASLTGLQVATLVLAYATLAFFGLRDLYRNPAPVKAKPDTPADGPATAQPGLIKAVPGDTPGSLHQPGYIVGREAQVQPAYWTADWSRYAMRALVLLLFVASILKLSAQSFSPFLYFQF comes from the coding sequence ATGGTTTTCTCATCCAATGTGTTCCTGTTCCTGTTCCTGCCGATCTTTCTCGGCTTGTACTACTTGAGCGGGCAACGCTATCGCAACCTGCTGCTGCTGATCGCCAGCTACGTGTTCTATGCCTGGTGGCGGGTGGACTTCCTGGCGCTGTTCGCCGGCGTCACCCTGTGGAACTACTGGATCGGCCTGAAAGTCGGCGCCGCCGGTGTTCGCACCCAACCTGCCCAGCGCTGGCTGCTGCTGGGGGTGGCGGTGGACCTGGGCATCCTCGGCTACTTCAAGTACGCCAACTTCGGCGTCGACAGCCTCAACGCCATCATGACTTCCATGGGCCTGGAACCCTTCATCCTGACCCACGTGCTGTTGCCGATCGGTATCTCGTTCTACATCTTCGAGTCCATCAGCTACATCATCGACGTCTACCGGGGCGACACCCCGGCCACCCGCAACCTGATCGACTTCGCGGCGTTCGTGGCGATCTTCCCGCACCTGATCGCCGGTCCCGTGCTGCGCTTTCGCGACCTGGCAGACCAGTTCAACAATCGCACCCACACCCTGGACAAGTTCTCCGAAGGCTGCACCCGCTTCATGCAGGGCTTCATCAAGAAGGTGTTCATCGCCGACACCCTGGCGGTGGTCGCCGACCATTGCTTCGCCCTGCAGAACCCCACCACGGGGGATGCCTGGCTCGGCGCCCTGGCCTACACCGCGCAGCTGTACTTCGACTTCTCCGGCTACAGCGACATGGCCATCGGCCTGGGCTTGATGATGGGGTTCCGCTTCATGGAGAACTTCAAGCAGCCCTATATCAGCCAGTCCATCACCGAGTTCTGGCGGCGCTGGCACATCAGCCTCTCCACCTGGCTGCGGGACTACCTGTACATCACCCTGGGAGGCAACCGCAAAGGCACCCTGATCACCTACCGCAACCTGTTCCTGACCATGCTCCTGGGCGGCCTGTGGCACGGCGCCAACTTCACCTACATCGTCTGGGGCGCCTGGCACGGCATGTGGCTGGCCATCGAAAAGGCCCTGGGCATCAACACCACCCCACGCAGCCTGAACCCGTTGCGCTGGGCCCTGACCTTCCTGCTGGTGGTGATGGGCTGGGTGATCTTCCGCGCCGAAAACCTGCACGTGGCCGGGCGCATGTACGGCGCCATGTTCAGCTTTGGCGACTGGTCGTTGTCGGAACTCAACCGCGCCAGCCTCACCGGCCTGCAAGTGGCGACCCTGGTCCTGGCCTACGCCACCCTGGCGTTCTTCGGCCTGCGTGACCTGTACCGCAACCCGGCGCCGGTCAAGGCCAAGCCCGACACCCCGGCCGATGGTCCGGCCACGGCCCAGCCCGGCCTGATCAAGGCGGTCCCTGGCGACACCCCCGGCAGCCTCCACCAGCCGGGCTACATCGTCGGCCGCGAGGCCCAGGTGCAACCGGCCTACTGGACGGCCGACTGGTCGCGCTACGCCATGCGCGCCCTGGTGCTGCTGCTGTTCGTGGCCTCGATTCTCAAACTCTCGGCGCAAAGCTTCTCGCCGTTCCTTTACTTCCAGTTCTGA
- a CDS encoding mannuronate-specific alginate lyase: MPSTHLKHWLLPSLLGLAMVTGSAQAAAPLRPPQGYYAPVDKFKSSDHSEGCDAMPTPYTGALQFRSKYEGSDKARATLNVQSEQAFRDTTADITKIERGTSKRVMQFMRDGRPEQLDCTLAWLSAWAQADALMSKDFNHTGKSMRKWALGSMASAYLRLKFSDSHPLATHQEQAQKIEAWFSKLADQVISDWDNLPLDKTNNHSYWAAWSVMATAVATNRRDLFDWAVKEYKVGANQVDADGYLPNELKRQQRALAYHNYALPPLAMIASFAQVNGVDLRQENNSALKRLGERVLAGVKDPDTFEQKNGKAQDMTDLKVDSKFAWLEPYCSLYTCAPEVLARKHKMQPFKTFRLGGDLTKVYDPAHEKGS, encoded by the coding sequence ATGCCAAGCACACACCTGAAACACTGGTTGCTCCCCAGCCTGCTGGGGCTGGCCATGGTCACCGGCAGCGCCCAGGCCGCCGCGCCGCTGCGCCCGCCCCAGGGTTATTACGCCCCGGTGGACAAGTTCAAGAGCAGCGACCACAGCGAAGGCTGCGACGCCATGCCCACGCCCTACACCGGCGCCCTGCAGTTTCGCAGCAAGTACGAAGGCTCGGACAAGGCCCGGGCCACCCTCAATGTGCAGTCCGAACAGGCCTTTCGCGACACCACCGCGGACATCACCAAGATCGAGCGCGGCACCAGCAAGCGGGTCATGCAGTTCATGCGCGACGGCCGCCCGGAACAACTGGACTGCACCCTGGCCTGGCTCAGCGCCTGGGCCCAGGCCGACGCGCTGATGTCCAAGGACTTCAACCACACCGGCAAGTCGATGCGCAAATGGGCCCTGGGCAGCATGGCCTCGGCCTACCTGCGACTGAAGTTCTCCGACTCCCACCCCCTGGCCACCCACCAGGAGCAGGCGCAGAAGATCGAGGCCTGGTTCAGCAAGCTGGCCGACCAGGTGATCAGCGACTGGGACAACCTGCCCCTGGACAAGACCAACAACCACTCCTACTGGGCCGCCTGGTCGGTGATGGCCACCGCCGTGGCCACCAACCGCCGCGACCTGTTCGATTGGGCGGTCAAGGAATACAAGGTCGGCGCCAACCAGGTCGACGCCGACGGCTACCTGCCCAACGAGCTCAAGCGCCAGCAACGGGCCCTGGCCTACCACAACTACGCCCTGCCGCCACTGGCGATGATCGCCAGCTTCGCCCAGGTCAACGGCGTCGACCTGCGCCAGGAGAACAACAGCGCGCTCAAGCGCCTGGGCGAACGGGTGCTGGCCGGGGTCAAGGACCCGGACACCTTCGAGCAGAAGAACGGCAAGGCCCAGGACATGACCGACCTCAAGGTCGACTCCAAATTCGCCTGGCTGGAACCCTACTGCAGCCTCTACACCTGCGCCCCGGAAGTACTGGCGCGCAAGCACAAGATGCAGCCGTTCAAGACCTTCCGCCTGGGGGGCGACCTGACCAAGGTCTACGACCCGGCCCATGAAAAAGGCTCCTGA
- a CDS encoding alginate O-acetyltransferase yields MHPHLIKLLGLSALTAGLLAASAGARADAANAPSAAPSFKAEPCCNLCPAAHDAKNYVTRYQQNFTTLVQAQGDWLFRTQEDLRTEFDTTPEGYRRLKQLHQAFKSKGVELVLVYQPTRGLVNRNKLNPEQKARFDYDKALNNYKAMLGRFAQMGYVVPDLSPLTNEQLPETLPAHDFYFRGDQHWTPYGAQRTAQIVADKVKQLPAFADIPRREFETHKSGRMGKTGTLHNMAGQLCGTSYAIQYMDQFTTEPKGEAGDGDLFGDSGNPQITLVGTSHSGKNYNFAGFLEEAIGADILNVAFPGGGLEGSMLQYLGSDEFQKSPPKILIWEFSPLYRLDQETIYRQMMALLDNGCEGKDTQMNASTTLKPGKNELLVNSKNLDLRNSGHQVDIRFADPSVKTLQATLWYMNGRHEDIKIEKPETSDTDGRFAFELRTDEDWASQNLLAVEVQGPEAGSAGQKVEARVCKRNVFPSAEQRTAQIGQ; encoded by the coding sequence ATGCACCCACACCTGATCAAACTCCTGGGCCTGTCGGCCCTGACCGCGGGGCTTCTCGCCGCCAGCGCCGGCGCCCGTGCCGATGCGGCCAACGCGCCGAGCGCCGCGCCCAGCTTCAAGGCCGAGCCCTGCTGCAACCTGTGCCCGGCCGCCCACGACGCGAAGAACTACGTGACCCGCTACCAGCAGAACTTCACCACCCTGGTGCAAGCCCAGGGCGACTGGCTGTTCCGCACCCAGGAAGACCTGCGCACCGAATTCGACACCACGCCCGAAGGCTACCGCCGCCTCAAGCAGCTGCACCAAGCCTTCAAGAGCAAGGGCGTGGAACTGGTACTGGTCTATCAGCCGACTCGCGGCCTGGTGAACCGCAACAAACTCAACCCGGAACAAAAAGCCCGCTTCGACTACGACAAGGCGCTGAACAACTACAAGGCCATGCTCGGGCGCTTTGCGCAGATGGGCTACGTGGTGCCGGACCTGTCACCGCTGACCAACGAACAACTGCCCGAAACCCTGCCGGCCCACGATTTCTACTTCCGCGGCGACCAGCACTGGACCCCTTACGGCGCCCAGCGCACGGCGCAGATCGTCGCCGACAAGGTCAAGCAGCTGCCGGCCTTCGCCGACATTCCGCGACGTGAATTCGAGACTCACAAATCCGGGCGCATGGGCAAGACCGGCACCCTGCACAACATGGCCGGCCAGCTGTGCGGCACCAGCTACGCCATCCAGTACATGGACCAGTTCACCACCGAGCCCAAGGGCGAGGCCGGCGACGGCGACCTGTTCGGAGATTCCGGCAACCCGCAGATCACCCTGGTGGGCACCAGCCACAGCGGCAAGAACTACAACTTCGCCGGCTTCCTCGAAGAGGCCATCGGTGCCGACATTCTCAACGTCGCCTTCCCCGGCGGCGGCCTGGAAGGCTCCATGCTGCAGTACCTGGGCAGCGACGAGTTCCAGAAGAGCCCGCCGAAGATCCTGATCTGGGAATTCTCGCCGCTGTACCGCCTGGACCAGGAAACCATCTACCGGCAGATGATGGCCCTGCTGGACAACGGCTGCGAAGGCAAGGATACGCAGATGAACGCCAGCACCACCCTCAAGCCGGGCAAGAACGAACTGCTGGTCAACAGCAAGAACCTGGATCTGCGCAACAGCGGCCATCAGGTCGACATCCGTTTCGCCGACCCTTCGGTGAAAACCCTGCAAGCCACCCTCTGGTACATGAACGGCCGCCACGAGGACATCAAGATCGAGAAACCGGAAACATCCGACACCGATGGGCGCTTCGCCTTCGAACTGCGCACCGATGAAGACTGGGCCTCGCAGAACCTGCTGGCGGTTGAAGTCCAGGGCCCGGAAGCGGGCAGCGCCGGGCAGAAGGTCGAGGCAAGAGTCTGCAAACGCAACGTGTTCCCGAGCGCCGAGCAACGCACCGCGCAGATCGGGCAATGA
- the algG gene encoding mannuronan 5-epimerase AlgG translates to MRTAKGVPDMHANHHSPRGQGSLSLLAGALLLASSAAFANVETAKAPIIAKGLQQAKTYTVSSAPTEPLALAKPTLPDLSGYTAEAVAAKIVRSQPGKISVRRMMQEDALKDFIGGDNKMAEWVVRQHGIPQAIFIDDGYVNLKELARKLPKQYLSETAPGVYLARVPIVVGRHGILEIDQQTRELRLSQEGGAFLVNDGQLFVRDSKVTGWREQDNGPATFRSPKEFRPFLLAWGGTQTYIVNSQMASFGYANSKSYGVSISQYTPNMAKVLKRPEPTGWIIGSTFSDMWYGFYCYETRDFVLKGNTYKDNIVYGIDPHDRSHRLIIADNTVHGTKKKHGIIISREVNDSFIFNNRSYDNHLSGLVIDRNSVNNLIAYNEIYRNHSDGITLYESADNLIYANKVISNRRHGIRIRNSVNIRLYENIAMANGLSGVYGHIKDLSDTDRDIKLDPFDAQVSLIVVGGELAANGSGPMSIDSPLSVELYRVSMLAPTKSSGISFSGVLGERQDEILDLLVRQQKAVLIDPVERQTEMRD, encoded by the coding sequence ATGCGCACCGCCAAAGGAGTGCCCGACATGCATGCCAACCACCACAGCCCGCGTGGCCAAGGCTCCCTGAGCCTGCTGGCCGGCGCCCTGCTGCTGGCCAGCAGCGCCGCCTTCGCCAATGTCGAGACGGCCAAGGCGCCGATCATCGCCAAGGGCCTGCAACAGGCCAAGACCTACACCGTCAGCAGCGCGCCCACCGAGCCCCTGGCCCTGGCCAAGCCGACCCTGCCGGACCTGTCAGGCTACACCGCCGAAGCCGTCGCGGCGAAAATCGTGCGCAGCCAGCCGGGCAAGATCAGCGTGCGCCGGATGATGCAGGAAGACGCCCTGAAGGACTTCATCGGCGGCGACAACAAGATGGCCGAATGGGTGGTGCGCCAGCACGGCATCCCCCAGGCGATCTTCATCGATGACGGCTACGTCAACCTCAAGGAACTGGCGCGCAAGCTGCCCAAGCAGTACCTCAGCGAGACGGCGCCCGGGGTCTACCTGGCCCGCGTGCCAATCGTCGTCGGTCGCCACGGCATCCTCGAAATCGACCAGCAGACCCGGGAGCTGCGCCTGTCCCAGGAAGGCGGCGCGTTCCTGGTCAACGACGGCCAGCTGTTCGTGCGTGACAGCAAAGTCACCGGCTGGCGCGAGCAGGACAACGGCCCGGCAACCTTCCGTTCACCCAAGGAGTTCCGCCCGTTCCTGCTGGCCTGGGGCGGCACCCAGACCTACATCGTCAACAGCCAGATGGCCAGCTTCGGCTACGCCAACTCCAAGTCCTACGGGGTGAGCATTTCCCAGTACACGCCGAACATGGCCAAGGTGCTCAAGCGTCCCGAGCCCACCGGCTGGATCATCGGCTCGACCTTCTCCGACATGTGGTACGGCTTCTACTGCTACGAAACCCGGGATTTTGTGCTCAAGGGCAACACCTACAAGGACAACATCGTCTACGGCATCGACCCCCACGACCGTTCCCACCGCCTGATCATTGCCGACAACACCGTCCACGGGACCAAGAAGAAGCACGGCATCATCATTTCCCGGGAGGTGAACGACAGCTTCATCTTCAACAACCGCAGCTACGACAACCACCTCTCGGGGCTGGTGATCGACCGCAACAGCGTCAACAACCTGATCGCCTACAACGAGATCTACCGCAACCACAGCGACGGCATCACCCTCTACGAGAGTGCCGACAACCTGATCTACGCCAACAAGGTGATCAGCAACCGCCGCCACGGCATCCGCATTCGCAACAGCGTGAACATCCGCCTGTACGAAAACATCGCCATGGCCAACGGCCTGAGCGGGGTCTACGGCCACATCAAGGACCTGTCCGACACCGACCGCGACATCAAGCTCGACCCGTTCGATGCCCAGGTTTCGCTGATCGTGGTCGGCGGCGAGCTGGCGGCCAACGGCAGCGGGCCGATGTCCATCGACTCGCCCCTGAGCGTGGAGCTGTACCGGGTGTCGATGCTGGCGCCGACCAAAAGCAGCGGCATCAGCTTCTCCGGGGTCCTGGGCGAGCGCCAGGATGAAATTCTCGACCTGCTGGTGCGCCAGCAGAAGGCCGTGCTGATCGACCCCGTCGAACGCCAGACCGAAATGCGCGATTGA
- a CDS encoding alginate export family protein encodes MTLKLALTTAVPGRFSLSKLGMALGFAMLGSTPALAALSDTQNFGLEVKITGQSEDDRDLGTQRGGDVNGVGLDLRPWVYGESGNWSAYAMGQAVTSSDVIETDTLQTSGDDASQQSGNDDRKTKKSYLAMREFWIGYSGFTAYPGEQLKFGRQRLRNDDGQWRDTNIEALNWTFDTTLLRANVGAAERFSEYRTDLKKLAPEDKDRLHLYADAAYQWTPGQWVGIRAHHTHDDGKLDYAQPGVASDPLDKKHNGDLTWLGLEANSDAYNFRNTNTVNYWASLTGMRGDRDTVNPLNADGSRPAQAKRGDHLDGWATDLGVRLRLDPNWQVGAAYARASAEYEQNGLQSNRSNYTGTRSRVHRFGEAFRGEMNNTQTATLFGSWQLREDYDASLVYHKFWRVDGNKPVGSNGINAVDNQYDDASGALLSSTSLPLQDGKKDLGQELDLVVTKYFKQGLLPAALSQSIDEPSALVRFRGGVFKPGDAYGKEVDSYMHRAFIDVIWRF; translated from the coding sequence ATGACACTCAAGCTTGCACTCACCACTGCTGTCCCTGGACGTTTCAGCCTGTCGAAACTGGGCATGGCCCTGGGTTTTGCCATGCTCGGGTCCACTCCGGCCCTGGCCGCCCTCAGCGACACCCAGAACTTCGGCCTGGAAGTGAAGATCACCGGCCAGTCCGAGGACGACCGCGACCTGGGCACCCAGCGCGGTGGCGACGTCAACGGCGTCGGCCTCGACCTGCGGCCCTGGGTCTATGGCGAAAGCGGCAACTGGAGCGCCTACGCCATGGGCCAGGCGGTGACGTCCAGCGACGTGATCGAAACCGACACCCTGCAAACCTCCGGCGACGACGCCAGCCAGCAGTCCGGCAACGACGACCGCAAGACCAAGAAGAGCTACCTGGCGATGCGCGAGTTCTGGATCGGCTACAGCGGCTTCACCGCCTACCCCGGCGAGCAGTTGAAGTTCGGTCGCCAGCGCCTGCGCAACGACGACGGGCAATGGCGCGACACCAACATCGAGGCACTGAACTGGACCTTCGACACCACCCTGCTGCGGGCCAACGTCGGCGCCGCCGAGCGCTTCAGCGAATACCGCACCGACCTCAAGAAGCTGGCGCCCGAGGACAAGGACCGCCTGCACCTGTACGCCGACGCCGCCTACCAGTGGACGCCCGGCCAGTGGGTCGGCATCCGCGCCCACCACACCCACGACGACGGCAAGCTCGACTACGCCCAGCCCGGCGTGGCCAGCGACCCGCTGGACAAGAAGCACAACGGCGACCTGACCTGGCTCGGCCTGGAAGCCAACAGCGACGCCTACAACTTTCGCAACACCAACACCGTCAACTACTGGGCCAGCCTCACCGGCATGCGCGGCGACCGCGACACCGTCAACCCGCTGAACGCCGACGGCAGCCGCCCGGCCCAGGCCAAGCGCGGTGACCACCTCGATGGCTGGGCCACCGACCTGGGGGTGCGCCTGCGCCTGGACCCGAACTGGCAAGTGGGCGCCGCCTATGCCCGGGCCAGCGCCGAATACGAGCAGAACGGCCTGCAGAGCAACCGCTCCAACTACACCGGCACCCGTTCCCGGGTGCACCGCTTCGGCGAAGCCTTCCGTGGCGAAATGAACAACACCCAGACCGCCACCCTGTTCGGCTCCTGGCAACTGCGCGAGGACTACGACGCCAGCCTGGTCTACCACAAGTTCTGGCGCGTGGACGGCAACAAGCCGGTGGGCAGCAACGGCATCAATGCCGTGGACAACCAGTACGACGACGCCAGCGGCGCCCTGCTCAGTAGCACTTCGCTGCCCTTGCAGGACGGCAAGAAAGACCTCGGCCAGGAGCTGGACCTGGTGGTCACCAAGTACTTCAAGCAAGGCCTGCTGCCCGCGGCCCTGAGCCAGTCGATCGACGAACCTTCGGCCCTGGTGCGGTTTCGCGGTGGCGTGTTCAAGCCCGGCGACGCCTACGGCAAAGAGGTCGACTCCTACATGCACCGCGCCTTCATCGACGTGATCTGGCGCTTCTGA